Proteins encoded together in one Marinithermus hydrothermalis DSM 14884 window:
- the queA gene encoding tRNA preQ1(34) S-adenosylmethionine ribosyltransferase-isomerase QueA, protein MPRMADGTRLEDYAYDLPPERIAQQGAEPRDSARMMVLHRETGRLEHRIFREIPAYLRPGDVLVLNQTKVIPARTVARKPTGAVLEVLLLREEVAGRWRALVRPGRRARVGAELHFDEGLRAVVEGIGEGGERILRFAGDVWAHLERIGRTPLPPYIHAEVRPERYQTVFARVPGSVAAPTAGLHFTPELLARLEGMGVEVRYLTLHVGPGTFKPVKDSIERHVMHEEAYHVPEETARAVNRAKAEGRRVVAVGTTVVRALESAWRAGEGVRAGEGATRLFIRPPYTFHAVDALVTNFHLPRSTLLMLVAAFAGYETTMRAYRTAVAEGYRFYSLGDAMLIL, encoded by the coding sequence ATGCCGCGCATGGCCGACGGTACCCGCCTTGAGGACTACGCCTACGACCTGCCCCCGGAACGGATCGCGCAGCAGGGGGCCGAGCCGCGGGACAGCGCCCGCATGATGGTGCTCCACCGAGAGACGGGGCGCCTCGAGCACCGCATCTTCCGCGAGATCCCGGCGTACCTAAGGCCGGGGGATGTGCTGGTCCTGAACCAAACCAAGGTGATTCCCGCGCGGACCGTGGCCCGCAAACCGACGGGTGCGGTGCTCGAGGTGCTCTTGTTGCGCGAGGAGGTTGCGGGGCGTTGGCGGGCCCTGGTGCGTCCCGGTCGGCGGGCTAGGGTGGGGGCTGAGCTCCACTTCGACGAGGGCTTGCGCGCGGTGGTGGAGGGCATCGGGGAGGGTGGGGAGCGCATCCTGCGGTTTGCCGGGGATGTGTGGGCCCACCTCGAGCGGATCGGCCGGACCCCCCTCCCGCCCTACATCCACGCCGAGGTGCGCCCCGAGCGGTACCAGACCGTGTTCGCGCGCGTGCCGGGCTCGGTCGCCGCGCCCACGGCGGGGCTGCACTTCACGCCGGAACTCTTGGCGCGCCTGGAGGGGATGGGCGTGGAGGTGCGCTACCTCACGCTCCACGTGGGGCCCGGGACCTTCAAGCCCGTGAAGGACTCGATCGAACGGCACGTGATGCACGAGGAGGCCTACCACGTGCCGGAGGAAACCGCCCGGGCCGTGAACCGCGCGAAGGCCGAGGGTCGCCGCGTGGTTGCGGTGGGCACCACCGTGGTGCGGGCGCTCGAGTCGGCCTGGCGCGCAGGGGAGGGCGTGCGCGCGGGGGAGGGGGCGACCCGGCTCTTCATCCGCCCCCCCTACACGTTTCACGCGGTGGACGCGCTCGTCACGAACTTCCACCTGCCTCGCTCCACCCTGTTGATGCTCGTGGCGGCCTTCGCGGGGTACGAGACCACGATGCGGGCCTACCGAACCGCGGTGGCGGAAGGCTACCGCTTTTATAGCCTGGGCGACGCGATGCTGATCCTCTAG